A stretch of the Notamacropus eugenii isolate mMacEug1 chromosome 2, mMacEug1.pri_v2, whole genome shotgun sequence genome encodes the following:
- the LOC140527605 gene encoding histone H4, translating into MSGRGKGGKGLGKGGAKRHRKVLRDNIQGITKPAIRRLARRGGVKRISGLIYEETRGVLKVFLENVIRDAVTYTEHAKRKTVTAMDVVYALKRQGRTLYGFGG; encoded by the coding sequence ATGTCTGGTCGTGGCAAAGGCGGTAAGGGGCTGGGCAAAGGGGGTGCCAAGCGGCACAGGAAGGTGCTCCGCGATAACATCCAGGGCATCACCAAGCCTGCCATCCGTCGTCTGGCTCGGCGCGGCGGCGTCAAGCGTATCTCGGGGCTCATCTACGAGGAGACCCGCGGCGTGCTGAAGGTGTTCCTGGAGAACGTGATCCGGGACGCCGTCACTTACACCGAGCACGCTAAGAGGAAGACGGTCACTGCCATGGACGTGGTCTACGCGCTCAAGCGCCAGGGCCGAACCCTCTACGGCTTCGGCGGTTAA